Genomic segment of Candidatus Baltobacteraceae bacterium:
TCCGCTTGCGGGGGCTCGACCGGCAAACCGAGCGCGATCGCGGACTCGCGCACGACGATCGTTCCGGCGGCGTAATCGCCCAGGCGTTTGTTCTCGGGCGACAAGACCATGCTCAGCGCCGACAACGCGTAGTAGCCGAAGATCAACTCACCGACGCGAATGAGATTGCGAATGACGGCGGCGCCGAAGTCGACCGGAAATCCGCCGTCGCGCACGACGCGAATGCTCAGCGCCCATTTCCCCGGCGTCTTGCCGTTCCAAAGCGTCTCGAAGACGATGAAGTAGCCGAAGAAGATCGTGAAAATGACGACGACGATCGCCGCGATGACGATCGCCTCCCCGATTTTCTGGGCTTGCGTGCCGACGGCGCCGTGCACCGAAGGCAGGTGCAGCGAGGCGCTGACGACGGCGTAAAAGATCCCGATCAGTACCAGAATCTGAATGACCTGGTCGATGGCGAGCGCCAAAAAGCGGCTGCCCAGTCCGGCCAGCTCGTAGGTGAATGCAATGCTCTCCGGAGTCCGGACGTCGATCTCGCGGTCCATGGTTTGGATATCAGGTTGAATAGACGTGGCTCCGGAACATGCTTGCCGGCGCGAGAAAAGTTGGTTTAGGGCGCCCTAGGGGAATCTTTGCCGGTCAAGATGCATATGCGCCCTATGGTATGGGGGCCCCAACGCAGTTGGGGGGCGCGCAGCCGGAGGCGGAGCGCCTTTTAAATGCGGCAGCAGACGTTCGTCGCGCGCCGGAAGGGCACTTGGGAGCGGTTGGAGACGCTGGTGGCGGCGGCCGCGCGGCGCGGCGTGCGGCGTCTCGGCGCGCCCGAGATTGCCGAGTTGGGCCGCACCTATCGCGCGACGACCAGCGACCTCGCGTTCGCGCGCGGCAGCGAATACGAATCGCAGCTCGTCGAATACCTCAACCGGCTGGTCGCGCTGTCGCACGGGTACGTGTACGGATCGTCGGCCGAAAGCGGCGGCGCACGACTGCGCCACTTCTTCACGCGCGACTTTCCGCTCGAGTTTCGGCGCTCGATCGCCTTCATCGCCATCTGCACTGCGATTACCGTCGCGTGCAGCATCGTCGCATACGTGGTGATTCGCACCCATCCCGCCGACGCGTACGCACTGCTGCCCAAGGAAATCATTCCGGGCGAGATCCGCAAGAGCTTGCACGATTCCAACTTCGGCTTCGATCGCAGCTTCGCGCCGGCGATGTCGGCCGCAATCATCACCAACAACGTGAAGGTCGCCGTGATCGCGTTCGCCGGTTCGATCACATTGGGCGCGGCGACGGTTTACATCATCGCTTCCAACGGCTTGATGCTCGGCGGAGTCGCGGCGCTCTTTACGAACGCGGGCTTCGGCTACGATTTTTGGGCGACGATCGCTCCGCACGGCGTCATCGAGCTGACCGCGATCCAAATCGCCGGCGGTGCGGGGCTCATGATCGTCGCCGGATTGCTCTTTCCAGGTCGCCTGAGGCGGCGCGACGCCATCGCGGTCAACGCCCGCCGAGCGGGGACATTGATTCTCGGCGTCGCATCGATGCTTATCGTGGCCGGAACGATCGAAGGGTTTATCTCGCCGCAGCGCTGGGCCGCCGAAGTGCGCGTAGCGATCGGCGCGTTAACCGCCGTTGCGCTGGTCCTCTATTTCGCCTTTGCGGGTCGCGACGTTGCGGCGTAGTCTTCTCGCTGCCGCAGTTTGTGCGCTGCTTCTCGCAACGGCGATCGGTGCCGCGCCCGCAGACACGAACGCCGCGCCGGTCGACAGCGGGTGCGGCGTGAGCGGCGGCACGTTAACGATGCTCGCAACCGATAACGAAAGCGACTTTGCCGCGTTCGCCCTGCTCGACGCGCACGGCGACGAGATGGCGCATCAGTTCATTCCGATGTTCAGCCAAGACGCCTCCGCGGAGCTAATGCTGACGCCCGTCGGATTCGGACCCAATGCGAACGTCGCGTCCGTCAAATGCCTGGCCGACTCGAGCCTTCGGCGCTGCGCCGATCCGAAGTGGACGCCGGTCGATGACGGCGTGCGCGTATCGATCGCCGGCGTGCTCGTGGGTGTGGATTGGGCGGTGGTTTCGATCAAGGGCCGCTACGTGAACGTCACCAGCCCAATCGCGGGCAGCATCGACGGCGCGAGCATCGGTTTTCAGCTCGATAACGGTGCCGCGCACTGGTCGTCGCTCTACGACAGCCAAACCGAAGCGTCGCAGGCGTTTTACGATATCAAGGGCGGCGATCACGCGATTACGATCGGCTGGCGCGATCCCGAACGCGAAACGCTCGTGCCCGAAGATCGCCTCTGCTTCAATACGTAGAG
This window contains:
- a CDS encoding RDD family protein; translation: MDREIDVRTPESIAFTYELAGLGSRFLALAIDQVIQILVLIGIFYAVVSASLHLPSVHGAVGTQAQKIGEAIVIAAIVVVIFTIFFGYFIVFETLWNGKTPGKWALSIRVVRDGGFPVDFGAAVIRNLIRVGELIFGYYALSALSMVLSPENKRLGDYAAGTIVVRESAIALGLPVEPPQAEPVYAPTLYLSGEERALVKRFIERRDALTPEKRGALAGKLAARVRDRVPPELRGLDDEALLERL
- a CDS encoding stage II sporulation protein M; amino-acid sequence: MRQQTFVARRKGTWERLETLVAAAARRGVRRLGAPEIAELGRTYRATTSDLAFARGSEYESQLVEYLNRLVALSHGYVYGSSAESGGARLRHFFTRDFPLEFRRSIAFIAICTAITVACSIVAYVVIRTHPADAYALLPKEIIPGEIRKSLHDSNFGFDRSFAPAMSAAIITNNVKVAVIAFAGSITLGAATVYIIASNGLMLGGVAALFTNAGFGYDFWATIAPHGVIELTAIQIAGGAGLMIVAGLLFPGRLRRRDAIAVNARRAGTLILGVASMLIVAGTIEGFISPQRWAAEVRVAIGALTAVALVLYFAFAGRDVAA